The genomic stretch TTCCGATTCCACTTCCTGCACCAGTAATGACAGCAATTTTATTTGATAATTCCATTCCTAATTCCTCCCTACTTATTCTACTTACATGAATCATTTTATTGCTTGTTTACAAAATTTTATTGTATTATTTTACGAATAATAGTAATTATTAATATAGTTTTTTAAAATGAACGAATTAATAAATATTTGAAAGGAGTTTATAGAATAGATGGAAATTGCCATACAAGATTTACAATATATTTGTGAGCTTATTTATAAGGCTCATAAAATACCTGTTTATTATGTCAATCAATTTGGTGAGATTGTATATGAATTTTCAAGTAGAGACTTAGGGAATCATCCATATTACAGCCAGTTCAAAGAGCAAATAAGTGTATATACTTATGAAGATAATCCAAAGGATTTTCCTATATTCTTCTCTAATTCAAATTTGAACTTTTTCTTTGTCAATCTAATAAAAACGAATTTATTTTTAGGTACCATTATTTTAGGTCCTACTCTTGAGTCAGAAATATCTGTTGAAATGATCAGCAAGATCATGGATGCTTTTAATGGAAACCTTAATAAAAGAAAACTCATTGAATACTACCATTCCATTCCCATTATTGGAAGTCAACAATTCCTATCGATTAGTCTATTGGTTTATTATTTGATATACCATAAAAAGCTTGATAAAACGATGGTTATCCAAAATAATGAAGCGTTGAGCCTTGATATGATTGAAATAGAGAATCTGGATCTTGAGCTTTCAAAAGGGAGAAGTAATTTCATTTTTCATTCCAATCTTTCATATGAACGGGTTTTGCTTGAGTATGTTAAAAACGGAAGGATAGATAAATTAAAGGATATCTTCGATTACTCTATTGTAGGTGAGGCAGAATTAGGATTATTATCGAAACGAAATCGCCTAAGAAGTGAAAAAAATTTAATGATAACGGGAATTGCTCTTGTTTGTAGAGCGGCAATTGAAGGTGGTTTATATGATGAAACGGCCTTTACCTTAAGCGACTTCTATATTCAACAACTAGAGGAATTAGAAAGCTTAAATGCAATATTGAAGTTAACGGAAGAGGCGATAATGGATTTTACCAAACGTGTGCACCAATTAAATGAAGAAAAATATTCTCCAACAATTACGACATGTCAGCATTATATTTATGACCATCTTTATGACGATATCACACTTGATCACCTTGCAAAAATGAGTCATTTAAGCCCAAATTACTTATCATCAGTTTTTAAAAAAGAGGTTGGTATACCAATAAGTGAATACATTCAACGGCAACGAATTGAAGAATCAAAAAAGCTATTACAATTAACAAATTATTCGATTTCAGACATTGGCACATCGCTAAATTTCAACGACCAAAGTTATTTTATAAAAATATTTAAAAAATACACGGGTTTAACCCCCAAGCAGTTTAGAAGTAATCATTTTTCCGAGCATAAATCGACATAAATATCTATCAATGAAAATTTATAACAATGAAGGCTAAAGACGCTGCAGGAACGAGGAGGTTTTCAGGTCTCGCCCCATGGAAAGCGAGCAACCTGTAGTGGAAATCAACATCACTGAGCAACATTTACGGCAATTTGGTAAATAATTTTTCAATAGCTAAAAAATCCATCTCTTTATTTAGAGATGGATTTTTTTTAGCTATTTTATTAGTCCATTGAACTACAAATTTCAATATAATGGCCATCTGGGTCAGCAACGTACGCTACT from Arthrobacter citreus encodes the following:
- a CDS encoding helix-turn-helix domain-containing protein, producing MEIAIQDLQYICELIYKAHKIPVYYVNQFGEIVYEFSSRDLGNHPYYSQFKEQISVYTYEDNPKDFPIFFSNSNLNFFFVNLIKTNLFLGTIILGPTLESEISVEMISKIMDAFNGNLNKRKLIEYYHSIPIIGSQQFLSISLLVYYLIYHKKLDKTMVIQNNEALSLDMIEIENLDLELSKGRSNFIFHSNLSYERVLLEYVKNGRIDKLKDIFDYSIVGEAELGLLSKRNRLRSEKNLMITGIALVCRAAIEGGLYDETAFTLSDFYIQQLEELESLNAILKLTEEAIMDFTKRVHQLNEEKYSPTITTCQHYIYDHLYDDITLDHLAKMSHLSPNYLSSVFKKEVGIPISEYIQRQRIEESKKLLQLTNYSISDIGTSLNFNDQSYFIKIFKKYTGLTPKQFRSNHFSEHKST